Proteins encoded by one window of Rutidosis leptorrhynchoides isolate AG116_Rl617_1_P2 chromosome 7, CSIRO_AGI_Rlap_v1, whole genome shotgun sequence:
- the LOC139858083 gene encoding pentatricopeptide repeat-containing protein At5g40400: MNRTPLNHTLLKSASQINYSLPNPNPSSLQTLPESITNSFPNPLYNLLPNTQNPNKIVDIICTNLKQRKSTILDNDMIPHLGTQEISRVLLRCQSDSFSALTFFNWVKKDLVFIPTVHEYCIMLHILAWSRNFSQTMNLLSELIELKHEKVSIFETLVMCTRDCSWDPVIFDMLLKAYLKAGLVRDGFVTFRKMVKVGFVPKVISVNFLLDGLLKINRIDECWWIYEEMKKIGVRCNTFTFNILTHVICKTEDVDKVNEFLEKMEEEGFDPDIVTYNTLIDSYVRKGRLKDALYLYNIMYIRRVIPDLITHTCLINGLCKEGNVKEAHKLFHRMIQIGLNPDVFSYNTLICGYIKKEMMKEARVLLHDMIKEGVRPNEFTCLVLIEGYRKKNMLISGVNLIVELQRFGISVSKDLQTNLVVDLCRVDKPFAAKSLWERILQDGKEERKLEVYNELIVSFCKSNCIDEAIQLKDEMFFKNINPNVVTYKEIILCLCKLNRTVEGEVFMRDMVEFGVQPDITICRYLISGYCKQKNYDQAESLLIYLANMFEICDNECYNEVFKLVCEDGDIGKSMEFQSRMQKVGFTPNSMSFKYAIDGLSRTTDKGSV; encoded by the exons ATGAACCGAACTCCATTAAATCATACCCTTCTTAAATCTGCTTCCCAAATTAATTACAGCTTGCCAAACCCTAATCCTTCATCTCTACAAACATTACCTGAATCAATTACAAATTCATTCCCAAACCCACTTTACAATTTACTCCCAAACACCCAAAACCCTAACAAAATAGTCGATATAATATGCACAAATTTAAAACAAAGAAAAAGCACAATTCTTGATAATGACATGATCCCCCATTTGGGTACCCAAGAAATCTCAAGGGTTCTTCTTAGATGTCAATCTGATTCATTTTCAGCACTTACTTTCTTCAATTGGGTTAAAAAAGATTTAGTCTTTATTCCAACTGTACATGAATATTGTATTATGTTACATATATTAGCTTGGTCTCGTAACTTTTCTCAAACAATGAATCTTTTATCTGAGTTAATTGagcttaaacatgaaaaagttagtATCTTTGAGACTTTGGTTATGTGTACTAGAGATTGTAGTTGGGATCCGGTTATTTTCGATATGCTTTTAAAGGCGTACTTGAAAGCGGGTTTGGTTCGTGACGGTTTTGTTACATTTAGGAAGATGGTGAAGGTTGGTTTTGTTCCGAAAGTCATTTCGGTTAACTTTTTGTTAGATGGATTGTTGAAGATAAATCGGATTGATGAATGTTGGTGGATTTATGAAGAAATGAAGAAAATTGGGGTACGTTGTAACActtttacttttaatatattaactcATGTGATATGTAAGACCGAAGATGTTGATAAGGTGAATGAGTTTTTAGAGAAAATGGAAGAAGAAGGATTTGATCCCGATATTGTCACGTATAATACATTGATAGATAGTTATGTTAGAAAAGGCCGATTAAAAGATGCgctttatctttataatattatgtatataagaCGCGTGATACCGGATTTGATTACTCATACGTGTTTGATAAACGGGCTTTGTAAAGAAGGTAATGTAAAAGAAGCTCACAAGCTATTTCACCGTATGATTCAAATCGGGTTGAACCCGGATGTGTTTTCGTACAATACTCTTATATGTGGTTACATAAAAAAAGAAATGATGAAAGAAGCACGTGTGTTACTTCATGACATGATCAAAGAAGGAGTTCGTCCTAACGAGTTCACTTGTTTAGTACTTATAGAAGGATATAGAAAGAAAAATATGTTAATTTCGGGTGTGAATCTTATTGTAGAGCTTCAAAGATTTGGAATTTCGGTTTCTAAAGATCTTCAAACCAATTTAGTTGTTGATTTATGCCGAGTAGATAAACCATTTGCAGCCAAAAGTCTATGGGAACGTATATTACAAGATGGTAAAGAAGAACGTAAGTTGGAAGTTTACAATGAATTGATTGTTTCGTTTTGTAAATCGAATTGTATTGACGAGGCTATTCAGTTAAAGGATGAAATGTTTTTCAAGAATATAAATCCAAACGTGGTTACTTATAAAGAAATCATATTGTGTTTGTGTAAACTAAATAGAACCGTTGAGGGTGAAGTTTTCATGAGAGATATGGTTGAATTTGGTGTTCAGCCTGATATTACAATTTGCAGATATTTGATATCGGGGTATTGTAAACAGAAGAATTATGATCAAGCTGAGTCGTTATTGATTTATTTAGCCAATATGTTTGAAATATGTGATAATGAATGCTACAATGAGGTTTTTAAGTTGGTTTGTGAAGATGGTGATATTGGTAAGTCGATGGAGTTTCAGAGCAGGATGCAAAAAGTCGGTTTTACCCCTAATAGTATGAGTTTTAAGTATGCGATTGATGGGTTGTCACGAACAACAGATAAAG GATCAGTGTAA
- the LOC139858796 gene encoding probable serine/threonine-protein kinase PBL15 translates to MKDKQKPKPWKPYCCTAENKVFCNFSRCRTSKTEFSKNVAPSPSPSFRRMSFSDLSRSSSLRINEDIAQAFGPDLFDFKLSELRVMTHNFSSNFLLGEGGFGKVHKGYLDETMRSGLKAQPVAVKILDIEGLQGHREWLAEVIFLGQLRHRNLVKLIGYCCEEEERVLVYEFMARGSLEHHLFKRISVCLPWGIRIKIAIGAAKGLAFLHGAESPVIYRDFKTSNILLDSDFNAKLSDFGLATMGPEGSNTHVTTRVMGTYGYAAPEYVNTGHLTTKSDIYSFGVVLLELLTGRRAMDKKRPKNEQNLVDWAKPYLTSSRRLRVVIDPRLAGQYSVKGAKEMALLALHCVSQNPKDRPKMPAIIETLEGLKHLKDMAIACGQWAPASKKTTPRNAVYMPKEGKEIHGSRIYWKQTAPIKTVSAKG, encoded by the exons ATGAAAGATAAACAAAAACCTAAACCTTGGAAGCCTTACTGTTGCACAGCTGAAAACAAAGTTTTTTGCAACTTTAGCAGATGCAGGACTTCAAAAACAGAGTTTTCGAAAAATGtagcaccatcaccatcaccatcttttAGGCGCATGTCTTTTTCGGACCTTAGTAGGTCATCTTCTTTACGTATTAATGAAGATATAGCGCAGGCTTTCGGGCCTGACTTGTTTGACTTTAAATTGAGCGAGTTGAGAGTCATGACTCACAACTTCTCGAGCAATTTCTTGCTCGGTGAAGGCGGGTTTGGTAAGGTGCATAAGGGTTACTTGGATGAGACCATGAGGTCTGGTTTGAAGGCTCAACCCGTTGCGGTTAAAATTCTTGATATCGAAGGACTACAAGGTCATCGCGAGTGGCTT GCGGAGGTGATATTCTTGGGTCAACTTAGGCACCGAAATTTGGTCAAACTGATTGGATATTGTTGTGAAGAAGAAGAGCGAGTCCTGGTGTACGAATTCATGGCTCGTGGTAGCTTGGAACATCATTTGTTCAAAC GGATCTCTGTTTGTCTGCCATGGGGGATAAGAATAAAGATTGCGATAGGTGCAGCTAAAGGTCTCGCGTTCTTACATGGTGCTGAAAGCCCTGTTATATATCGCGATTTCAAAACATCTAATATCTTACTTGATTCT GATTTTAACGCTAAGTTATCCGATTTTGGGTTGGCAACGATGGGTCCCGAAGGATCAAACACTCATGTCACGACAAGAGTCATGGGCACATACGGATACGCTGCTCCTGAATATGTAAATACTG GACATTTGACAACAAAGAGCGATATTTATAGCTTTGGAGTGGTACTATTAGAACTATTAACAGGAAGAAGAGCTATGGATAAAAAGAGGCCGAAAAACGAACAAAATCTTGTGGACTGGGCCAAGCCTTACCTAACAAGTAGCCGAAGACTTCGTGTAGTAATTGACCCACGGTTGGCAGGTCAATATTCAGTTAAAGGGGCCAAAGAGATGGCCCTTTTAGCTTTGCATTGCGTAAGCCAGAACCCTAAAGATAGGCCAAAAATGCCTGCAATAATTGAAACACTTGAAGGTCTTAAACATTTAAAAGATATGGCAATTGCTTGTGGACAGTGGGCCCCAGCTTCTAAAAAGACGACCCCGAGGAATGCGGTTTATATGCCGAAAGAAGGAAAAGAAATTCACGGTAGTCGGATATATTGGAAACAGACTGCACCTATTAAGACAGTAAGCGCAAAAGGGTAA